In Paroedura picta isolate Pp20150507F chromosome 1, Ppicta_v3.0, whole genome shotgun sequence, the following are encoded in one genomic region:
- the ZNF451 gene encoding E3 SUMO-protein ligase ZNF451 isoform X3: MDSQHAHGLQELEFIHGHSDTEAARLCVNQWLKMPGLKPGTVNSGRMLPRKSAQTPSDSKSILCPIMHCNKKFDNGYLLLGHLKRFDHSPCNPAVTLHGPPSSSFACIVCSRRFPTSQQYSDHCLSKANENDGHERNYPPQHIQFFACPCCFLLFNLRDECLQHMTGENHFSHSFKLSDKTGTPLPLPFPAYAKNLLISLCNEVSFQVKCTSCRQDLRSHMEVTAHFRTRCRNAGPVAVSEKTISQVAEIFKAKGFCQSCNELFVNDSHVSQHTCKTLHKVKILTTMEQSVLTFCHANKNVSYIKKYRSLVKSSPLKRSLASDDQSEAFSKQKRALDDNSQETCSAHTVKTWMCECNLTFPSEELVEKHIFAANRICHKCAVCGKLAENASIIRLHMSRFHGGAHLANFLFWCRSCSVDLQKGGDVMAHVTGFHGGHSYFCEKYVSEDELALSSARLTDTVCDNSVETENQPSTPMEVSPPASPMDLSEEPSQQEKWQCCLCEEIFDSEETVKQHCMSLESHHFHRYSCDLCKVTFRKIETLHRHCQERHNNVIQMKYICGFCGDLFFDVEEEFFLHFKGLHSTDYICVSAAAETSIKTFETIEESSLLNCGCREQYISKENRKADHMKCQEAMLAKGNLWFRCASCSATAQSHSDMITHLAGHPGTKIEKELYVVRCGACNRNFTELAVAHQHYHAKHSFSQKPKLDFGSPEKSEVFQFSASGSCVDKKPDKLKLSAAMTAPSLKSLSPKKAGAAKKEALGQDDEDLPDLDYLCTMTHIIMMDLDNWGNLFHQLPATLNQGTFIWGFQGGHGNWKQPVNCKMFNYLNKIGCFFLHPRCGTRREAADFAICVHVGRLDEYLPKHIPFTILSGDKSFLELENQLKMTQRTTRILDPHKIDADMMCALLNSISDTAKENEEDSPVMTQQCLQGARIQRDEDVQLQEAIRRSLQEK; this comes from the exons ATGGACTCCCAACATGCTCATGGACTGCAAGAGCTAGAATTTATCCATGGACACAGTGATACAGAAGCAGCAAGATTGTGTGTGAATCAATGGCTCAAAATGCCAG GTCTCAAGCCTGGTACTGTAAACTCAGGAAGAATGTTACCTCGGAAATCAGCCCAAACACCATCTGACAGTAAATCCATTTTATGCCCCATAATGCACTGCAACAAGAAGTTTGATAATGGATATCTTCTTCTAGGCCACCTTAAAAG GTTTGATCACTCCCCATGCAACCCAGCAGTTACACTACATGGACCTCCATCTAGTTCTTTCGCCTGTATAGTCTGTAGCAGAAGATTTCCTACCTCTCAGCAATATAGTGATCACTGTTTATCTAAG gcaAATGAAAATGATGGCCATGAAAGAAATTATCCTCCTCAGCATATTCAATTTTTTGCATGCCCATGCTGTTTCCTTCTTTTTAACCTAAGAGATGAGTGCCTGCAACATATGACTGGAGAGAATCATTTTTCTCACTCTTTTAAACTGAGTG ATAAAACAGGGACCCCActtccattgcctttcccagcctatGCAAAAAACCTTCTTATCTCCTTGTGCAATGAAGTTTCATTCCAAGTAAAATGTACATCTTGTCGTCAGGATTTACGTTCCCACATGGAAGTAACAGCACATTTCAG AACTCGTTGTCGTAATGCTGGTCCAGTGGCTGTATCAGAGAAGACTATTTCCCAAGTAGCTGAAATATTTAAAGCAAAAGGCTTCTGTCAGAGCTGCAATGAGCTGTTTGTGAATGACAGCCATGTCAGTCAGCATACGTGCAAAACCTTGCACAAGGTTAAAATTCTCACCACAATGGAACAATCGGTCTTGACGTTTTGCCATGCCAATAAAAATGTCTCTTACATTAAGAAATACAGAAGCCTTGTAAAATCTTCTCCTCTGAAGAGATCTTTGGCCAGCGATGATCAGAGTGAAgccttttcaaaacaaaaaagggCTTTGGATGACAACAGCCAAGAGACTTGTAGTGCCCATACCGTGAAAACCTGGATGTGTGAATGCAATCTGACATTTCCTTCTGAAGAGTTAGTAGAGAAACATATTTTTGCTGCTAACAGAATATGCCACAAGTGTGCTGTGTGTGGGAAGCTTGCAGAAAACGCAAGCATAATCCGTTTGCACATGAGCAGATTCCATGGAGGAGCACACTTGGCTAATTTCCTCTTCTGGTGTCGGTCCTGCAGTGTTGATCTTCAGAAAGGAGGTGATGTAATGGCACACGTGACTGGATTTCATGGTGGTCACAGCTACTTTTGTGAGAAGTATGTTAGTGAGGATGAGCTTGCTTTGTCTTCTGCTAGACTTACAGACACAGTCTGTGATAATTCAGTTGAAACAGAAAACCAGCCTTCAACCCCTATGGAGGTGTCTCCACCTGCAAGTCCAATGGACTTGTCTGAGGAACCTTCTCAGCAAGAAAAATGGCAGTGCTGCTTATGTGAGGAAATCTTTGACTCGGAAGAGACTGTGAAACAGCACTGCATGTCACTGGAGAGTCATCATTTTCACAGATATAGCTGTGACTTGTGTAAAGTTACATTTCGGAAAATAGAAACCTTGCACCGACACTGCCAAGAGAGGCATAACAATGTCATACAGATGAAATATATCTGTGGGTTTTGTGGTGATCTCTTTTTTGATGTTGAGGAAGAGTTTTTCCTTCACTTCAAGGGACTCCATAGCACCGATTACATATgtgtgtctgcagcagcagaaacatCAATCAAGACCTTTGAGACGATAGAAGAAAGCAGCCTTCTAAACTGTGGCTGTCGAGAGCAATATATCTCCAAAGAAAATAGGAAAGCAGATCATATGAAGTGCCAAGAAGCCATGCTGGCAAAAGGTAACCTGTGGTTTCGCTGCGCCTCATGCTCTGCAACAGCACAAAGCCATTCTGATATGATTACTCATCTTGCAGGCCACCCAGGCACCAAAATTGAAAAAGAACTGTATGTTGTAAGGTGTGGCGCATGCAACAGAAATTTCACTGAGCTTGCAGTTGCCCATCAGCACTATCATGCCAAACACAGTTTCTCACAAAAGCCAAAGTTagactttggctctccagaaaaAAGTGAAGTCTTCCAGTTCTCTGCCAGTGGATCCTGTGTAGACAAAAAGCCTGATAAACTGAAGCTTTCAGCTGCTATGACTGCACCAAGTTTAAAATCTCTTTCTCCAAAGAAGGCAGGAGCTGCAAAGAAAGAAGCACTTGGCCAAG ACGATGAAGATCTACCTGATCTAGATTACTTGTGCACCATGACACATATTATAATGATGGATCTAGATAACTGGGGAAACCTCTTCCACCAATTgcctgctactcttaaccagGGGACTTTTATctggggctttcaag GTGGGCATGGCAACTGGAAGCAACCTGTGAACTGCAAAATGTTTAATTATCTTAACAAGATTGGGTGTTTCTTCCTTCATCCACGCTGTGgtacaaggagagaagcagctgaCTTTGCAATCTGTGTACAT GTGGGCCGCCTGGATGAGTATCTGCCCAAGCATATTCCTTTCACCATTCTTTCTGGAGACAAAAGCTTTCTGGAGTTGGAGAACCAGCTTAAGATGACTCAACGGACAACCCGCATTCTAGACCCTCATAAAATCGATGCTGATATGATGTGTGCCTTATTAAACAGCATTTCAGATACGGCCAAAG AAAACGAAGAGGATTCACCAGTGATGACACAACAGTGCTTGCAAGGAGCACGGATTCAAAGGG ATGAGGATGTACAACTACAAGAGGCAATCAGACGAAGTCTTCAGGAAAAATGA
- the ZNF451 gene encoding E3 SUMO-protein ligase ZNF451 isoform X1: MECLVSPQSQKEENASPQEDENEDDIEFVGEAALRPVVDCIDLVSSGDEESSSSSNKKVKRKDYIDYQKERVASTLDRLARHVEIEKQLKEEKNKAFKEKMDSQHAHGLQELEFIHGHSDTEAARLCVNQWLKMPGLKPGTVNSGRMLPRKSAQTPSDSKSILCPIMHCNKKFDNGYLLLGHLKRFDHSPCNPAVTLHGPPSSSFACIVCSRRFPTSQQYSDHCLSKANENDGHERNYPPQHIQFFACPCCFLLFNLRDECLQHMTGENHFSHSFKLSDKTGTPLPLPFPAYAKNLLISLCNEVSFQVKCTSCRQDLRSHMEVTAHFRTRCRNAGPVAVSEKTISQVAEIFKAKGFCQSCNELFVNDSHVSQHTCKTLHKVKILTTMEQSVLTFCHANKNVSYIKKYRSLVKSSPLKRSLASDDQSEAFSKQKRALDDNSQETCSAHTVKTWMCECNLTFPSEELVEKHIFAANRICHKCAVCGKLAENASIIRLHMSRFHGGAHLANFLFWCRSCSVDLQKGGDVMAHVTGFHGGHSYFCEKYVSEDELALSSARLTDTVCDNSVETENQPSTPMEVSPPASPMDLSEEPSQQEKWQCCLCEEIFDSEETVKQHCMSLESHHFHRYSCDLCKVTFRKIETLHRHCQERHNNVIQMKYICGFCGDLFFDVEEEFFLHFKGLHSTDYICVSAAAETSIKTFETIEESSLLNCGCREQYISKENRKADHMKCQEAMLAKGNLWFRCASCSATAQSHSDMITHLAGHPGTKIEKELYVVRCGACNRNFTELAVAHQHYHAKHSFSQKPKLDFGSPEKSEVFQFSASGSCVDKKPDKLKLSAAMTAPSLKSLSPKKAGAAKKEALGQDDEDLPDLDYLCTMTHIIMMDLDNWGNLFHQLPATLNQGTFIWGFQGGHGNWKQPVNCKMFNYLNKIGCFFLHPRCGTRREAADFAICVHVGRLDEYLPKHIPFTILSGDKSFLELENQLKMTQRTTRILDPHKIDADMMCALLNSISDTAKENEEDSPVMTQQCLQGARIQRDEDVQLQEAIRRSLQEK; encoded by the exons GAAGCTGCATTAAGACCTGTCGTGGACTGCATTGACCTTGTTAGTAGTGGTGATGAGGAATCTAGCAGTTCATCTAAT AAAAAAGTAAAACGCAAAGACTACATAGATTACCAGAAGGAGAGGGTTGCTTCAACCCTTGATCGCCTAGCACGCCATGTAGAAATAGAGAAACAgctgaaagaagagaaaaacaaagctTTCAAG GAAAAAATGGACTCCCAACATGCTCATGGACTGCAAGAGCTAGAATTTATCCATGGACACAGTGATACAGAAGCAGCAAGATTGTGTGTGAATCAATGGCTCAAAATGCCAG GTCTCAAGCCTGGTACTGTAAACTCAGGAAGAATGTTACCTCGGAAATCAGCCCAAACACCATCTGACAGTAAATCCATTTTATGCCCCATAATGCACTGCAACAAGAAGTTTGATAATGGATATCTTCTTCTAGGCCACCTTAAAAG GTTTGATCACTCCCCATGCAACCCAGCAGTTACACTACATGGACCTCCATCTAGTTCTTTCGCCTGTATAGTCTGTAGCAGAAGATTTCCTACCTCTCAGCAATATAGTGATCACTGTTTATCTAAG gcaAATGAAAATGATGGCCATGAAAGAAATTATCCTCCTCAGCATATTCAATTTTTTGCATGCCCATGCTGTTTCCTTCTTTTTAACCTAAGAGATGAGTGCCTGCAACATATGACTGGAGAGAATCATTTTTCTCACTCTTTTAAACTGAGTG ATAAAACAGGGACCCCActtccattgcctttcccagcctatGCAAAAAACCTTCTTATCTCCTTGTGCAATGAAGTTTCATTCCAAGTAAAATGTACATCTTGTCGTCAGGATTTACGTTCCCACATGGAAGTAACAGCACATTTCAG AACTCGTTGTCGTAATGCTGGTCCAGTGGCTGTATCAGAGAAGACTATTTCCCAAGTAGCTGAAATATTTAAAGCAAAAGGCTTCTGTCAGAGCTGCAATGAGCTGTTTGTGAATGACAGCCATGTCAGTCAGCATACGTGCAAAACCTTGCACAAGGTTAAAATTCTCACCACAATGGAACAATCGGTCTTGACGTTTTGCCATGCCAATAAAAATGTCTCTTACATTAAGAAATACAGAAGCCTTGTAAAATCTTCTCCTCTGAAGAGATCTTTGGCCAGCGATGATCAGAGTGAAgccttttcaaaacaaaaaagggCTTTGGATGACAACAGCCAAGAGACTTGTAGTGCCCATACCGTGAAAACCTGGATGTGTGAATGCAATCTGACATTTCCTTCTGAAGAGTTAGTAGAGAAACATATTTTTGCTGCTAACAGAATATGCCACAAGTGTGCTGTGTGTGGGAAGCTTGCAGAAAACGCAAGCATAATCCGTTTGCACATGAGCAGATTCCATGGAGGAGCACACTTGGCTAATTTCCTCTTCTGGTGTCGGTCCTGCAGTGTTGATCTTCAGAAAGGAGGTGATGTAATGGCACACGTGACTGGATTTCATGGTGGTCACAGCTACTTTTGTGAGAAGTATGTTAGTGAGGATGAGCTTGCTTTGTCTTCTGCTAGACTTACAGACACAGTCTGTGATAATTCAGTTGAAACAGAAAACCAGCCTTCAACCCCTATGGAGGTGTCTCCACCTGCAAGTCCAATGGACTTGTCTGAGGAACCTTCTCAGCAAGAAAAATGGCAGTGCTGCTTATGTGAGGAAATCTTTGACTCGGAAGAGACTGTGAAACAGCACTGCATGTCACTGGAGAGTCATCATTTTCACAGATATAGCTGTGACTTGTGTAAAGTTACATTTCGGAAAATAGAAACCTTGCACCGACACTGCCAAGAGAGGCATAACAATGTCATACAGATGAAATATATCTGTGGGTTTTGTGGTGATCTCTTTTTTGATGTTGAGGAAGAGTTTTTCCTTCACTTCAAGGGACTCCATAGCACCGATTACATATgtgtgtctgcagcagcagaaacatCAATCAAGACCTTTGAGACGATAGAAGAAAGCAGCCTTCTAAACTGTGGCTGTCGAGAGCAATATATCTCCAAAGAAAATAGGAAAGCAGATCATATGAAGTGCCAAGAAGCCATGCTGGCAAAAGGTAACCTGTGGTTTCGCTGCGCCTCATGCTCTGCAACAGCACAAAGCCATTCTGATATGATTACTCATCTTGCAGGCCACCCAGGCACCAAAATTGAAAAAGAACTGTATGTTGTAAGGTGTGGCGCATGCAACAGAAATTTCACTGAGCTTGCAGTTGCCCATCAGCACTATCATGCCAAACACAGTTTCTCACAAAAGCCAAAGTTagactttggctctccagaaaaAAGTGAAGTCTTCCAGTTCTCTGCCAGTGGATCCTGTGTAGACAAAAAGCCTGATAAACTGAAGCTTTCAGCTGCTATGACTGCACCAAGTTTAAAATCTCTTTCTCCAAAGAAGGCAGGAGCTGCAAAGAAAGAAGCACTTGGCCAAG ACGATGAAGATCTACCTGATCTAGATTACTTGTGCACCATGACACATATTATAATGATGGATCTAGATAACTGGGGAAACCTCTTCCACCAATTgcctgctactcttaaccagGGGACTTTTATctggggctttcaag GTGGGCATGGCAACTGGAAGCAACCTGTGAACTGCAAAATGTTTAATTATCTTAACAAGATTGGGTGTTTCTTCCTTCATCCACGCTGTGgtacaaggagagaagcagctgaCTTTGCAATCTGTGTACAT GTGGGCCGCCTGGATGAGTATCTGCCCAAGCATATTCCTTTCACCATTCTTTCTGGAGACAAAAGCTTTCTGGAGTTGGAGAACCAGCTTAAGATGACTCAACGGACAACCCGCATTCTAGACCCTCATAAAATCGATGCTGATATGATGTGTGCCTTATTAAACAGCATTTCAGATACGGCCAAAG AAAACGAAGAGGATTCACCAGTGATGACACAACAGTGCTTGCAAGGAGCACGGATTCAAAGGG ATGAGGATGTACAACTACAAGAGGCAATCAGACGAAGTCTTCAGGAAAAATGA
- the ZNF451 gene encoding E3 SUMO-protein ligase ZNF451 isoform X2 translates to MLPLKRMKMKMILSLLVYEAALRPVVDCIDLVSSGDEESSSSSNKKVKRKDYIDYQKERVASTLDRLARHVEIEKQLKEEKNKAFKEKMDSQHAHGLQELEFIHGHSDTEAARLCVNQWLKMPGLKPGTVNSGRMLPRKSAQTPSDSKSILCPIMHCNKKFDNGYLLLGHLKRFDHSPCNPAVTLHGPPSSSFACIVCSRRFPTSQQYSDHCLSKANENDGHERNYPPQHIQFFACPCCFLLFNLRDECLQHMTGENHFSHSFKLSDKTGTPLPLPFPAYAKNLLISLCNEVSFQVKCTSCRQDLRSHMEVTAHFRTRCRNAGPVAVSEKTISQVAEIFKAKGFCQSCNELFVNDSHVSQHTCKTLHKVKILTTMEQSVLTFCHANKNVSYIKKYRSLVKSSPLKRSLASDDQSEAFSKQKRALDDNSQETCSAHTVKTWMCECNLTFPSEELVEKHIFAANRICHKCAVCGKLAENASIIRLHMSRFHGGAHLANFLFWCRSCSVDLQKGGDVMAHVTGFHGGHSYFCEKYVSEDELALSSARLTDTVCDNSVETENQPSTPMEVSPPASPMDLSEEPSQQEKWQCCLCEEIFDSEETVKQHCMSLESHHFHRYSCDLCKVTFRKIETLHRHCQERHNNVIQMKYICGFCGDLFFDVEEEFFLHFKGLHSTDYICVSAAAETSIKTFETIEESSLLNCGCREQYISKENRKADHMKCQEAMLAKGNLWFRCASCSATAQSHSDMITHLAGHPGTKIEKELYVVRCGACNRNFTELAVAHQHYHAKHSFSQKPKLDFGSPEKSEVFQFSASGSCVDKKPDKLKLSAAMTAPSLKSLSPKKAGAAKKEALGQDDEDLPDLDYLCTMTHIIMMDLDNWGNLFHQLPATLNQGTFIWGFQGGHGNWKQPVNCKMFNYLNKIGCFFLHPRCGTRREAADFAICVHVGRLDEYLPKHIPFTILSGDKSFLELENQLKMTQRTTRILDPHKIDADMMCALLNSISDTAKENEEDSPVMTQQCLQGARIQRDEDVQLQEAIRRSLQEK, encoded by the exons GAAGCTGCATTAAGACCTGTCGTGGACTGCATTGACCTTGTTAGTAGTGGTGATGAGGAATCTAGCAGTTCATCTAAT AAAAAAGTAAAACGCAAAGACTACATAGATTACCAGAAGGAGAGGGTTGCTTCAACCCTTGATCGCCTAGCACGCCATGTAGAAATAGAGAAACAgctgaaagaagagaaaaacaaagctTTCAAG GAAAAAATGGACTCCCAACATGCTCATGGACTGCAAGAGCTAGAATTTATCCATGGACACAGTGATACAGAAGCAGCAAGATTGTGTGTGAATCAATGGCTCAAAATGCCAG GTCTCAAGCCTGGTACTGTAAACTCAGGAAGAATGTTACCTCGGAAATCAGCCCAAACACCATCTGACAGTAAATCCATTTTATGCCCCATAATGCACTGCAACAAGAAGTTTGATAATGGATATCTTCTTCTAGGCCACCTTAAAAG GTTTGATCACTCCCCATGCAACCCAGCAGTTACACTACATGGACCTCCATCTAGTTCTTTCGCCTGTATAGTCTGTAGCAGAAGATTTCCTACCTCTCAGCAATATAGTGATCACTGTTTATCTAAG gcaAATGAAAATGATGGCCATGAAAGAAATTATCCTCCTCAGCATATTCAATTTTTTGCATGCCCATGCTGTTTCCTTCTTTTTAACCTAAGAGATGAGTGCCTGCAACATATGACTGGAGAGAATCATTTTTCTCACTCTTTTAAACTGAGTG ATAAAACAGGGACCCCActtccattgcctttcccagcctatGCAAAAAACCTTCTTATCTCCTTGTGCAATGAAGTTTCATTCCAAGTAAAATGTACATCTTGTCGTCAGGATTTACGTTCCCACATGGAAGTAACAGCACATTTCAG AACTCGTTGTCGTAATGCTGGTCCAGTGGCTGTATCAGAGAAGACTATTTCCCAAGTAGCTGAAATATTTAAAGCAAAAGGCTTCTGTCAGAGCTGCAATGAGCTGTTTGTGAATGACAGCCATGTCAGTCAGCATACGTGCAAAACCTTGCACAAGGTTAAAATTCTCACCACAATGGAACAATCGGTCTTGACGTTTTGCCATGCCAATAAAAATGTCTCTTACATTAAGAAATACAGAAGCCTTGTAAAATCTTCTCCTCTGAAGAGATCTTTGGCCAGCGATGATCAGAGTGAAgccttttcaaaacaaaaaagggCTTTGGATGACAACAGCCAAGAGACTTGTAGTGCCCATACCGTGAAAACCTGGATGTGTGAATGCAATCTGACATTTCCTTCTGAAGAGTTAGTAGAGAAACATATTTTTGCTGCTAACAGAATATGCCACAAGTGTGCTGTGTGTGGGAAGCTTGCAGAAAACGCAAGCATAATCCGTTTGCACATGAGCAGATTCCATGGAGGAGCACACTTGGCTAATTTCCTCTTCTGGTGTCGGTCCTGCAGTGTTGATCTTCAGAAAGGAGGTGATGTAATGGCACACGTGACTGGATTTCATGGTGGTCACAGCTACTTTTGTGAGAAGTATGTTAGTGAGGATGAGCTTGCTTTGTCTTCTGCTAGACTTACAGACACAGTCTGTGATAATTCAGTTGAAACAGAAAACCAGCCTTCAACCCCTATGGAGGTGTCTCCACCTGCAAGTCCAATGGACTTGTCTGAGGAACCTTCTCAGCAAGAAAAATGGCAGTGCTGCTTATGTGAGGAAATCTTTGACTCGGAAGAGACTGTGAAACAGCACTGCATGTCACTGGAGAGTCATCATTTTCACAGATATAGCTGTGACTTGTGTAAAGTTACATTTCGGAAAATAGAAACCTTGCACCGACACTGCCAAGAGAGGCATAACAATGTCATACAGATGAAATATATCTGTGGGTTTTGTGGTGATCTCTTTTTTGATGTTGAGGAAGAGTTTTTCCTTCACTTCAAGGGACTCCATAGCACCGATTACATATgtgtgtctgcagcagcagaaacatCAATCAAGACCTTTGAGACGATAGAAGAAAGCAGCCTTCTAAACTGTGGCTGTCGAGAGCAATATATCTCCAAAGAAAATAGGAAAGCAGATCATATGAAGTGCCAAGAAGCCATGCTGGCAAAAGGTAACCTGTGGTTTCGCTGCGCCTCATGCTCTGCAACAGCACAAAGCCATTCTGATATGATTACTCATCTTGCAGGCCACCCAGGCACCAAAATTGAAAAAGAACTGTATGTTGTAAGGTGTGGCGCATGCAACAGAAATTTCACTGAGCTTGCAGTTGCCCATCAGCACTATCATGCCAAACACAGTTTCTCACAAAAGCCAAAGTTagactttggctctccagaaaaAAGTGAAGTCTTCCAGTTCTCTGCCAGTGGATCCTGTGTAGACAAAAAGCCTGATAAACTGAAGCTTTCAGCTGCTATGACTGCACCAAGTTTAAAATCTCTTTCTCCAAAGAAGGCAGGAGCTGCAAAGAAAGAAGCACTTGGCCAAG ACGATGAAGATCTACCTGATCTAGATTACTTGTGCACCATGACACATATTATAATGATGGATCTAGATAACTGGGGAAACCTCTTCCACCAATTgcctgctactcttaaccagGGGACTTTTATctggggctttcaag GTGGGCATGGCAACTGGAAGCAACCTGTGAACTGCAAAATGTTTAATTATCTTAACAAGATTGGGTGTTTCTTCCTTCATCCACGCTGTGgtacaaggagagaagcagctgaCTTTGCAATCTGTGTACAT GTGGGCCGCCTGGATGAGTATCTGCCCAAGCATATTCCTTTCACCATTCTTTCTGGAGACAAAAGCTTTCTGGAGTTGGAGAACCAGCTTAAGATGACTCAACGGACAACCCGCATTCTAGACCCTCATAAAATCGATGCTGATATGATGTGTGCCTTATTAAACAGCATTTCAGATACGGCCAAAG AAAACGAAGAGGATTCACCAGTGATGACACAACAGTGCTTGCAAGGAGCACGGATTCAAAGGG ATGAGGATGTACAACTACAAGAGGCAATCAGACGAAGTCTTCAGGAAAAATGA